One part of the Arachidicoccus terrestris genome encodes these proteins:
- a CDS encoding CheR family methyltransferase: MTPFDPQNPPEKELSTNRFLVIGIGASAGGLDAFKKIVSSIEPDSGMAFILVQHLQPEHESILPDILEKFSKVPIMAIKDNMKVQPDHIYIIPSDKLLIATDGVLKLGKRPTYTRQNRAIDVFFTSLAEVHRGEAIGVLLSGRDEDGTQGLHAIKAHGGLTIAQDLESAQFTRMPENAIQAEVVDLVLAPEHIFRQLVQVKHALEDGAGKQKLENILQENLFEQIYGLLLLRKDVDFTFYKQTTVRRRIIRRMGHLKLESIHQYLHYLQESKEEQDLLFQDMLIPVTEFFRDPNTFDFLRGSIYPYLLEQKSLTQPLRVWIVGCSTGQEVYSMAISLFEFLGDDIQQYKIQIFATDISERAIAKAKSGQYNKKELKGISSQRLAAFFTESEGKFTIDKKIRNLCIFAVHNFLKDPPFARMDIISCRNVLIYMNSFLQQKAFTIFHYALAEKGFLLLGRSETTLNASDLFFVYDKKNKIYSRKRVPEKPPKLSGRAHTPLSKNKVPAKSHLGTSEDFQRNADSVLLAKFTPPSLIVNDHFDIVQFRGATSRFLQPSPGKASLNVLKMVLEGLAFELRSALHKVKKSHQPFVKQDIPLGGGRLVTLEVLPLLNTIEPYFLILFVEKLQPLALDENKESLDNKTKRILQLEKELSRLREDMHAISEDQEAITEELQSANEELLSDSEELQSLNEELETSTEELQSANEELLTVNQELSERNEQLNDYRQLTESIIDTLHESFLILNDSFQVKSVNAAFLKHFHCLQSEVLGKTVFDIQARGWNIPGLKKALLKVQRKEVSSVDLEVSFIFPVLGLRDICFNIQPIERSSEPLYLLAIDDLTDRKLNERNLILARERQTYYDFFMQTPAAICILKGRSFTFEFANPAFIHLIGQRSPEGLPLKKVLSELDDKYLKIFDRVFNTKTPYVGKEIPVLLKNKYGKLERKFLDITCQIFGDIDGQPEGVMVFVYDITGLIRAQSQIRENEANLRRILEALPVMTWTNRNDGTITFYNKKWYQYTGVNFDEQKWSGWRSIIHPEDYKNTLHAFKKAIDSGEPFEIENRYLSSDGKYRWHLNRAIPFFYDEQINMWVGTATDIHEQKISEQKKDEFLNIASHEMKTPLTTATAYLQLIEQNLGPAEGANRLYASKALASMNRLTELIAELLDVSKIQHGKLPYRISDLDFNELVDEAIESIHYVAPDYRIIKNGRLTKEIKGDKERLTQVLINLLSNAVKYSPHQKEIRVTIEQKADSVIISVADQGIGIYKDHLKKIFERYYRVNQQDAIQFQGLGIGLYITNEIVKRHGGKLWVESTYGEGSTFYFSLPIRK, from the coding sequence TTGACACCCTTTGATCCACAAAACCCACCTGAAAAAGAGTTGTCGACCAATAGATTTCTGGTAATCGGAATCGGTGCCTCCGCAGGGGGACTGGATGCATTTAAGAAGATTGTGTCGTCCATAGAGCCTGACAGCGGTATGGCATTTATACTGGTTCAGCATCTTCAGCCCGAGCATGAAAGTATTCTTCCAGACATTCTGGAGAAGTTCAGCAAAGTGCCTATTATGGCCATAAAGGATAATATGAAGGTGCAACCTGATCATATCTATATTATTCCCAGCGACAAACTGCTGATTGCCACCGACGGTGTATTAAAGCTAGGGAAAAGACCTACTTATACCAGACAGAACAGAGCGATTGATGTTTTTTTTACCTCACTGGCAGAAGTTCACAGGGGAGAGGCTATCGGTGTGTTGCTTTCAGGAAGAGACGAGGATGGTACCCAGGGTTTACACGCGATAAAAGCTCATGGAGGACTTACGATCGCTCAGGATCTTGAATCAGCACAGTTTACAAGAATGCCGGAAAATGCTATTCAGGCAGAAGTGGTTGATCTGGTGCTGGCTCCTGAACATATTTTTCGCCAGCTTGTTCAGGTAAAACACGCACTGGAGGATGGTGCCGGCAAACAAAAACTGGAGAACATTCTGCAGGAAAATTTGTTCGAGCAGATCTATGGGCTACTGTTGTTAAGAAAAGATGTTGATTTTACCTTTTATAAGCAAACGACTGTCCGTCGCCGGATTATCCGTAGAATGGGGCATTTGAAGCTGGAGTCGATACATCAGTATTTGCATTATCTGCAAGAAAGTAAGGAGGAGCAGGATCTGCTCTTTCAGGATATGTTGATTCCTGTAACTGAATTTTTCCGCGACCCCAATACGTTTGATTTTTTAAGGGGATCTATTTACCCGTACTTGCTTGAGCAAAAATCCTTAACACAACCGCTCAGGGTCTGGATCGTCGGTTGTTCGACCGGTCAGGAGGTGTATTCAATGGCGATCTCGCTGTTTGAATTTCTGGGAGATGATATCCAACAATATAAGATTCAGATTTTTGCAACGGATATTTCTGAAAGGGCTATTGCCAAGGCGAAAAGCGGCCAATATAATAAAAAGGAATTAAAGGGGATTTCATCACAGCGGCTGGCGGCTTTTTTCACAGAGTCTGAAGGAAAATTTACCATTGATAAAAAAATACGTAATCTGTGTATTTTCGCGGTCCATAATTTTCTGAAAGATCCGCCGTTTGCCCGTATGGATATTATCAGTTGCAGGAATGTATTGATTTATATGAATAGTTTCCTTCAGCAAAAGGCGTTTACGATATTTCATTACGCACTGGCGGAAAAGGGCTTTTTGTTACTTGGCAGATCAGAGACGACTTTAAACGCTTCTGACTTGTTTTTTGTTTATGATAAAAAGAATAAAATATATTCCAGAAAGCGGGTGCCGGAAAAGCCTCCGAAGCTTTCTGGAAGAGCCCATACGCCGCTGTCCAAAAACAAGGTTCCGGCAAAATCACATTTGGGGACAAGTGAAGATTTTCAACGCAATGCCGATAGCGTCCTTTTGGCGAAGTTTACTCCACCGTCACTGATTGTAAATGATCATTTCGATATCGTACAGTTTAGAGGTGCCACATCAAGGTTTTTACAGCCTTCACCGGGTAAGGCCAGTCTGAATGTGCTGAAAATGGTTTTGGAAGGGCTGGCTTTTGAACTGAGGAGTGCGTTACATAAAGTAAAAAAATCACATCAGCCCTTTGTAAAACAGGATATTCCGCTGGGGGGCGGCAGGTTGGTTACATTAGAGGTGCTGCCGTTATTAAACACCATTGAACCCTATTTTCTGATCCTCTTTGTGGAAAAACTGCAGCCTCTGGCGCTGGATGAAAATAAAGAGTCTCTGGACAACAAGACAAAAAGGATTTTACAGCTGGAAAAAGAGCTTTCCAGGTTAAGGGAGGACATGCATGCGATCAGCGAAGATCAGGAAGCGATTACGGAGGAATTACAGAGTGCCAATGAGGAATTGCTCAGTGACAGCGAAGAACTGCAGAGTCTGAATGAAGAACTGGAGACCAGCACGGAAGAACTGCAGAGTGCCAATGAGGAATTGCTGACGGTGAATCAGGAGCTTTCTGAGCGCAATGAGCAACTCAATGATTACCGGCAGCTAACGGAGTCTATTATTGACACATTGCATGAAAGCTTTCTTATTTTGAATGATTCCTTTCAGGTCAAATCGGTGAATGCCGCTTTCTTAAAACACTTTCATTGCCTTCAGAGCGAAGTTTTGGGTAAAACGGTTTTTGATATACAGGCAAGAGGATGGAATATACCCGGATTAAAAAAGGCGCTTCTGAAAGTCCAGAGAAAAGAAGTGAGTTCCGTTGATCTTGAAGTCAGCTTTATTTTCCCGGTTCTGGGCCTGAGAGATATCTGTTTTAATATTCAGCCCATTGAGCGGTCTTCGGAGCCACTGTACTTACTGGCTATCGATGATCTGACGGACCGTAAGCTAAATGAGCGGAATCTCATTTTGGCAAGAGAACGGCAGACCTATTATGATTTTTTTATGCAGACGCCCGCCGCTATTTGTATTCTAAAAGGGCGGTCTTTTACGTTTGAGTTCGCCAATCCTGCTTTTATTCACCTGATCGGGCAACGAAGCCCGGAAGGCTTGCCTTTAAAGAAAGTATTAAGTGAACTCGATGATAAGTATCTGAAGATCTTTGACCGGGTGTTTAACACAAAAACCCCCTATGTGGGGAAGGAAATCCCCGTCCTTCTCAAAAATAAATATGGTAAGCTGGAACGTAAGTTTCTGGACATTACCTGTCAGATATTTGGTGACATTGACGGACAGCCGGAGGGCGTGATGGTTTTTGTATATGATATTACCGGTTTGATCAGAGCGCAGTCCCAGATTCGTGAAAATGAGGCGAATTTAAGACGTATTTTGGAGGCCTTGCCGGTAATGACCTGGACCAACCGTAATGATGGGACGATAACATTCTATAATAAAAAATGGTATCAATACACTGGCGTAAATTTTGATGAACAAAAATGGAGCGGATGGAGGTCTATTATTCATCCCGAGGACTATAAAAATACGCTGCATGCTTTTAAAAAGGCCATCGATAGTGGCGAACCTTTTGAGATTGAAAATCGTTATTTAAGTAGCGATGGTAAATACCGGTGGCACTTGAACAGAGCGATACCGTTTTTTTATGATGAACAGATTAATATGTGGGTAGGTACTGCGACAGATATACATGAACAGAAAATTAGCGAGCAGAAAAAAGATGAATTCCTTAATATAGCCAGTCATGAGATGAAAACCCCTCTGACAACGGCTACCGCTTATCTTCAGTTAATTGAACAGAATCTTGGACCCGCCGAAGGTGCGAACAGGTTATATGCCAGCAAGGCGCTGGCGTCGATGAACCGTCTGACAGAGCTGATTGCGGAGTTATTGGACGTAAGTAAAATTCAACACGGAAAATTACCTTACCGGATCAGCGACCTGGATTTTAATGAGCTGGTGGATGAAGCGATTGAGAGTATTCATTATGTGGCACCCGATTATCGGATCATAAAAAACGGGAGGCTGACAAAAGAAATAAAAGGAGACAAAGAAAGGCTGACACAGGTGCTGATTAATTTGCTGTCCAACGCGGTTAAATATTCACCCCATCAGAAGGAAATAAGAGTAACAATTGAACAAAAAGCAGACAGTGTAATAATAAGTGTTGCAGACCAGGGTATTGGTATTTATAAAGACCATTTAAAGAAAATATTTGAAAGATACTACAGGGTAAATCAACAGGATGCCATCCAATTTCAGGGGTTGGGTATCGGTCTTTATATTACGAATGAAATTGTAAAACGGCATGGCGGTAAGCTCTGGGTTGAAAGCACATATGGAGAGGGCAGCACCTTCTACTTTTCTTTGCCCATTAGAAAGTAG
- a CDS encoding sigma-54-dependent transcriptional regulator → MKKILIIDDDLSICKILSKFLQKSGYDVTTALSGKQALLLLKKHSFDLIVCDYNLGDINGLEILSKINELYPNSIVIFISGYGNIQTAVDLVKEGAYHFLTKPLYPDIILKTVEEALSQKRPKKEKAPAKIKTVASHDQYVKGNSAAAKRLFEHVALVAPTDYSVIIHGETGTGKEALARLIHDQSSRRDQNFVAIDCGSLSKELAASELFGHLKGAFTGAMQDKKGAFEIADGGTIFLDEIGNLSYEVQMYLLRTLQEKSVRCIGEVKERVVDVRVIAASNEDLYEKVRQKSFREDLYHRLNEFKLEVPTLSERIEDLPLLAAAFIHQAEAQLGKKIKGLSPAVRKLFQNYSWPGNIRELQNVIKRACLLTDDGGSIEVESLPLEITDFSEMTKAKQPVELKNVILEAQKNEIIRVLEKVNYNKTKAASILKIDRKTLYNKLKEINL, encoded by the coding sequence ATGAAAAAAATTTTAATAATTGACGATGACCTTTCTATCTGTAAAATTTTAAGCAAATTCTTACAGAAGAGCGGGTACGATGTGACGACTGCTCTGTCGGGTAAACAGGCTTTGCTGTTGCTAAAAAAGCATTCCTTTGATCTGATCGTTTGTGATTATAATCTGGGAGACATCAATGGCCTTGAAATCCTTTCAAAAATAAATGAGTTATACCCAAATTCCATCGTGATTTTTATTAGCGGATACGGCAATATTCAGACAGCGGTAGATTTGGTGAAAGAAGGAGCTTATCATTTTTTAACCAAACCGTTGTATCCCGACATTATACTGAAAACGGTCGAAGAGGCCTTATCTCAGAAAAGGCCAAAAAAGGAAAAAGCGCCTGCTAAAATCAAAACGGTCGCTTCACATGATCAGTATGTCAAAGGCAATAGTGCAGCGGCAAAAAGACTTTTTGAACATGTTGCTTTAGTTGCCCCTACAGACTATAGTGTGATCATTCACGGAGAAACAGGTACGGGTAAAGAGGCGCTGGCCAGGCTGATCCATGATCAAAGCAGCAGAAGAGATCAGAATTTTGTGGCCATTGATTGTGGCAGTCTTTCCAAAGAGTTGGCGGCCAGTGAACTTTTTGGTCACCTAAAGGGCGCTTTTACCGGTGCCATGCAGGATAAAAAAGGAGCTTTTGAGATAGCGGACGGAGGAACTATTTTTTTGGATGAAATCGGTAACCTGAGTTATGAGGTACAGATGTATCTGCTCAGAACCTTACAGGAAAAGTCCGTACGGTGTATTGGTGAGGTAAAAGAGAGGGTTGTCGATGTTCGCGTGATAGCCGCCTCCAATGAAGATTTATACGAGAAAGTCCGCCAGAAATCTTTTAGAGAGGATCTTTATCATCGATTAAATGAGTTTAAACTGGAAGTACCTACGCTCAGTGAAAGAATCGAGGATCTGCCCCTGCTGGCGGCGGCCTTTATTCATCAGGCGGAGGCGCAATTGGGTAAAAAGATTAAAGGGCTGAGCCCCGCCGTCAGAAAACTTTTCCAGAACTATAGTTGGCCAGGTAATATAAGGGAGCTGCAAAATGTGATTAAGCGCGCTTGCTTACTCACAGATGACGGTGGCTCAATTGAAGTAGAGAGCCTGCCGCTGGAGATCACGGATTTTTCAGAAATGACCAAGGCGAAACAGCCCGTGGAATTAAAGAATGTTATTTTGGAAGCGCAGAAAAATGAGATTATCCGGGTACTGGAAAAAGTCAATTATAATAAAACGAAGGCAGCCTCTATTTTAAAGATTGATCGAAAAACACTTTATAACAAGTTGAAAGAAATTAACCTATGA